Within Bacteroidota bacterium, the genomic segment ACTTCTTCCCACTTCTTCCAACTTTAAGTACTTCTTAATTCAAACTACTTCTTTTCTTCTTCAAAACTTCTATCTTTTTTTCAGCATCTGCTTTTTTCTTTTTTTCAATTTCTACAACTTTCTCAGGTGCATTTTGAACAAACTTATCATTATTCAATTTTTTCATTACAATGTTCAAAAAGCCTTTCTGATATTCAATATCCTTATTTATCTTTTCAATTTCTTCATCAATATTAATACTGTCGCTAAAGGGAATAAAATACTCTGTTGAATGAACCACCAAAGATTGTATGTTATCCGGTTTGTCATCAATATACTCAATTGTTTCTATTAAACATAATTTTTTTACAACACCATCAAATTCGGTGTTACTCTTATCCTTTAATTGAATTTTTAGTTCAATTTTTTCCTTGTTTGGAATATTGTTATTGTTTCTAAAATCCCTGATTGCTGTTATTACCTGAGTAGCATGTTTAAATTTTGCAAGCAACTCTTCATCAAAATCCTTACTCTCAGGATATTTTGAAATAATTATATCATTATTCTCATTTCTTTTTTTAATGTGATGCCACAATTCTTCAGTAATAAATGGAACAAAAGGATGTAATAATTGTAATAATTTCTCAAAAAATTGAACTGCTTCATCAAAAGTTTTTTTATCAATTTTTTCTCCAAAAGGTGGTTTTATTATTTCAAGATACCAAGAACTGTAGTCATCCCAAAACAATTTATAAATAGTCATTAAAACATCCGAAATACGATATTTAGAGTAATGGTCTTCAATTATTGAAATGCTTTTGTTCAATTTTGAATCAAAGTATTTTGTTGCAAGTTTTGAATGTTCGGGTTGTTGCTTGCTTTCATCAACAGTCCAGCTTTGTGTTAAACGAAATGCATTCCAGATTTTGTTATTAAAATTTCTGCCTTGCTCACAAAGTCCTTCGTCAAAAAGCAAATCGTTTCCAGCAGGTGAAGAAAGAAGCATTCCTATCCTGACACCATCGGCTCCGTATTTTTTTATTAATTTTAAAGGACTAGGTGAATTACCTAATGACTTAGACATTTTTCTTCTCTGCTGATCTCTTACTATTCCTGTAAAATATACATTTTTAAAAGGAGGTTGACCAAGGTATTCATAACCTGCCATTATCATTCGGGCTACCCAAAAGAAAATTATTTCGGGAGCTGTAACAAGGTCGTTTGTAGGATAATAATATTTAATATCTTTGTTTTCAGGATTGCGGATACCGTCAAAAGTAGAAATTGGCCACAACCATGAAGAAAACCATGTATCAAGCACATCTTCATCTTGACGAATGTCATTGATTGTTAAATTATTATTCCCTGTTTTTTCTTTTGCAATTTCAAGAGCTTCATCTTTACTTTTTGCAATAATATAATCATCTCCCCCAAGGGTCTTATCTTCATTTTTTATATAGAATGCAGGAATTTGATGTCCCCACCACAGTTGTCTTGAAATGCACCAATCTTTAACATTTTCCATCCAGTGCTTATACATGTTTTTGAACTTTGCAGGATGAAATTTTATGCTATCATTCATTACATTTTCAAGAGCAGGCTTAGCTAGTTTGTCCATTTTAACAAACCACTGAATAGATAGTTTCGGTTCAATTACAGCATTTGTTCTTTCCGAATAACCAAGCTTATTTTTGTAGTCTTCAACTTTTAAAAGATTTCCGTTTTCTTCAAGTTTGGCAGTTGCCAATTTTCTTGCTTTAAATCTATCTATCCCTACAAACAACTGTGCATTATCGTTTAATGTTCCATTGTCATTAAAAATATTTATTGTTTGTAGCTTGTGCTTAATACCAATTTCATAATCATGAATATCATGTGCAGGAGTAATTTTTAAGGCTCCAGTACCAAATTCCATGTCAACGTATTCGTCATAAATCAAAGGTACTTTTCTGTTTACCAAAGGAATAATAATTTCTTTTCCTTTAAGATGTTTGTATCTTTCATCTTTAGGATTTACACAAACAGCAGTATCTCCGAGAATTGTTTCAGGTCTTGTAGTAGCAATTGTTAAAAAATCATTTGTTCCTGCAATATTATATTTTACGTAATAAAGTTTGGAATTAACTTCTTTATGAATAACTTCTTCATCAGAAACAGCCGTTATTGCTTGTGGGTCCCAATTTACCATTCTTATTCCCCTGTAAATCAATCCTTTTTTATGTAAGTCAATAAAAGTATCAATTACACTTTCGGAAAGGTCTTCATCCATTGTAAATTTTGTTCTTTCCCAATCACATGAGGCACCAAGTTTTTTTAGTTGTTCTAAAATTATCCCCCCGTGTTCTTCTTTCCAATCCCATGCATATTCAAGAAACTCCTTACGGCTAATATCTGACTTTTTTATTCCAAGTTCTTTAAGTTTGTTCACAACTTTTGATTCTGTTGCAATTGAAGCATGATCGGTACCGGGAAGCCAACAAGCGTTTTTGCCTTTCATTCGTGCTGTTCTAACCAAAACATCCTGAATTGTATTGTTTAGCATGTGTCCCATGTGCAAAACTCCTGTAACGTTTGGTGGAGGTATTACCATTGTAAATGCTTCTCTTTCGTCTGGTTCAGAATGAAAATATCCCTTTTTCATCCATTTGTCATACCATTTGTCCTCAATATTTGTTGGGTCGTAGTTTTTATTCAGTTCCATGTTTTGTTAAATCGTTTTTAGCAAAATAAATAATAGTTTTTTTTGAGTTGCAAAAATAATTAATTATTCAATAAGTAAATTGATGTAATAATAAAAAAGAAGAAGTGCCTAAAGTACTTGGAGTACTTAAAGTGCCTAAAGTTTGAGAAACGAACAATTAAGAAGTGCCTAAAGTACTTGGAGTACTTAAAGTGCCTAAAGTTTGAGAAACGAACAATTAAGAAGTNNNNNNNNNNNNNNNNNNNNNNNNNNNNNNNNNNNNNNNNNNNNNNNNNNNNNNNNNNNNNNNNNNNNNNNNNNNNNNNNNNNNNNNNNNNNNNNNNNNNAACAATTAAGAAGTGCCTAAAGTACTTGGAGTACTTAAAGTGCCTAAAGTTTGAGAAACAAACAATTAAGAAGTGCCTAAAATTTGAGAAACGAACAATTAAGAAATGCCTAAAGTACTTGGAGTACTTAAAGTTATTTAAAACTGTTTTCTTTCTGTTTCAAAAAAACTAAAGACTTCTTCAATAACTCTAAGTACTTTAGGCACTTTAGGCACTCAAGACACTTCTTCCGCTTTTATTTCTTTTTTAAACTATTTCTAATTGAAGTAAAAATTGCAAGGAGTTCATTTGCTTCTTTAAAAACTAATTTTGTTTCTTTTGTAGTATTTTTTGATAAAGACATTAATAATTCTAACCAGTAAACTGTCTCACTTGCTTCACTTTCACAAATTTGAATTTTATTTAAAAAATCTTTATCGCTTCTTGAACGATTTGCTTCTATATAATTAGCTCCAATACTTGTTCCTGATTTTGTTATCTGATTTTTAATCACTTTATTTTCAGAAGTATTGGATAATGAGCTTGATAATTTGATAACACTAATTGCGAAATTCTTTGTTCGATTTTCAAGCAGTTTTGCAAACTCCTTATTATCCATTTTTTTTATCATAAATAAGCTTAAAATTATTTGGAAGTACCTAAAGTTTGAGAGACGAACAATTAAGAAGTGCCTAAAGTACTTGGAGTACTTAAAGTGCCTAAAGTTTGAGAAACGAACAATTAAAAATGCCTTGAGTACTCAAAATTATTTATAACTGTTTTTTTACTGTTTCAAAAAAACTAAAGACTTCTTCAATAACTCTAAGTACTTTAGGCACTTTAGGCACTCAAGGCACTTCTTTACACTCAAAGCACTTCTTATTTAATTAAAATCTTCTTAGACTCAAGAATTCCTTTATCAGATAATATTCCAAGAATATAAATTCCTTTTGGTAAATAATCTACATTTATTGATTCATTAATATTACCTTTTCCTATTAGATTTATTTTTTTATCTAAAACTCTTTGACCTCTCATATTTGTAAGTGTCAAATTAAGATTTGATGGCTCATAATTTTCAATGTTAAGGAAAATTCTTTTATTAAAATAATAAGCCTTGTTAATTGCTATTGAATTTTCAGCTTCAATATCCGACCAAGTTATCCCTGAACTTGTTTGTTGTTCAAACTTCAAATTATCAAGAACTAATACTGTATTATCAGAAGCAATAATTTGTCCTTGAGTATTTTGTCTTACATCAACAATAAATACAAGCATAGCAGAATCGGGAGTATCAGTATTTTTATACAAAGAGGAAAGATCCATATTTAATACAGCCCATGGTTGCAATTGTCCATCTTGCTGAGGAGCTGCTCCAAAATTATATAAGATTGTATCTCTTGAATTAGTATTAGTATTCCATTTCCAAAAGAAAACAATAAATCCAAATCTTTCAACTTTATTTGCTGAAATATAACCTGCATGAAATGAATAATAATTAGGACGAGAAGTCAAAGGAAATGATGATGAAAGAACTCCTAACTTCCCTTGCGTAAGATCATTTTGTACGCGAATAAATTTGCTTCCTGATTCAGGGTACAAAGAGACTGGATCTCCGCTTAATGTAGCATCTAATCTTTCAACATAAGTTGCTTTACCTGATGCTGTCCAATTGTCTTGTGTTTCAAAATCACCATTGGGAATTTGTGCAAATGAAATTGTACTAGTAAGAATTCCTAATACGAGAATAAGTATAAATTTTTTCATAGTTTTGTTTTATTTGTTAAAAAAAAAATTTTCACTGCAAAATTAGTATAATTTTTATTTAAACCAATCTATTTTATAAATATTCTTAAAAAATTAGATAAGTAAAGGGGTAAATACAAACAAAATGATTGATAAAATTGATTAATAAAAAAAATGAAAAAATTGTTCTTTATAAATAAAACCTTACTACATTTGCTCTTAATTGAATTGTTGAATTATTCAACACTTAAAAATGTTAATAAATTAAAAAAAATATTATGATGAAAAAATTTACGCTATTTTTAACACTTTTAATTACATTAGGACTTTTTACTATTCCTAATCAAGTGAAAAGTCAAGTTTCAAGTTATCCATACACCCAAACATGGCAATCTGGCACATCAGGCTGGTCGTTAGGTAGTGGTGGACCATATTGGAGCAGGCGAAATACATCAACAAGTTCTTCTGCTACAGGGCCAAATGCGGGAACTAACGGTAGTACAGGTTCTCATGTTGGTGGGAATTATTATGTTTATCTTGAAACATCAACATCGTCAGGTTCTGCATATCTTACTGGACCTCAGTTTGATTTATCTGGAAGAATGAATGCTGATATAACATTTTGGTATCACATGTATGGCTCAAATATGGGCACTTTAAAACTTCAAGTTTATAATGGAAGTAGTTGGGTAGATGTATGGTCAAAATCAGGACAACAGCATTCATCCCAATCTTCAAATTGG encodes:
- a CDS encoding valine--tRNA ligase, with amino-acid sequence MELNKNYDPTNIEDKWYDKWMKKGYFHSEPDEREAFTMVIPPPNVTGVLHMGHMLNNTIQDVLVRTARMKGKNACWLPGTDHASIATESKVVNKLKELGIKKSDISRKEFLEYAWDWKEEHGGIILEQLKKLGASCDWERTKFTMDEDLSESVIDTFIDLHKKGLIYRGIRMVNWDPQAITAVSDEEVIHKEVNSKLYYVKYNIAGTNDFLTIATTRPETILGDTAVCVNPKDERYKHLKGKEIIIPLVNRKVPLIYDEYVDMEFGTGALKITPAHDIHDYEIGIKHKLQTINIFNDNGTLNDNAQLFVGIDRFKARKLATAKLEENGNLLKVEDYKNKLGYSERTNAVIEPKLSIQWFVKMDKLAKPALENVMNDSIKFHPAKFKNMYKHWMENVKDWCISRQLWWGHQIPAFYIKNEDKTLGGDDYIIAKSKDEALEIAKEKTGNNNLTINDIRQDEDVLDTWFSSWLWPISTFDGIRNPENKDIKYYYPTNDLVTAPEIIFFWVARMIMAGYEYLGQPPFKNVYFTGIVRDQQRRKMSKSLGNSPSPLKLIKKYGADGVRIGMLLSSPAGNDLLFDEGLCEQGRNFNNKIWNAFRLTQSWTVDESKQQPEHSKLATKYFDSKLNKSISIIEDHYSKYRISDVLMTIYKLFWDDYSSWYLEIIKPPFGEKIDKKTFDEAVQFFEKLLQLLHPFVPFITEELWHHIKKRNENNDIIISKYPESKDFDEELLAKFKHATQVITAIRDFRNNNNIPNKEKIELKIQLKDKSNTEFDGVVKKLCLIETIEYIDDKPDNIQSLVVHSTEYFIPFSDSINIDEEIEKINKDIEYQKGFLNIVMKKLNNDKFVQNAPEKVVEIEKKKKADAEKKIEVLKKKRSSLN
- a CDS encoding four helix bundle protein, which translates into the protein MDNKEFAKLLENRTKNFAISVIKLSSSLSNTSENKVIKNQITKSGTSIGANYIEANRSRSDKDFLNKIQICESEASETVYWLELLMSLSKNTTKETKLVFKEANELLAIFTSIRNSLKKK
- a CDS encoding T9SS type A sorting domain-containing protein → MKKFILILVLGILTSTISFAQIPNGDFETQDNWTASGKATYVERLDATLSGDPVSLYPESGSKFIRVQNDLTQGKLGVLSSSFPLTSRPNYYSFHAGYISANKVERFGFIVFFWKWNTNTNSRDTILYNFGAAPQQDGQLQPWAVLNMDLSSLYKNTDTPDSAMLVFIVDVRQNTQGQIIASDNTVLVLDNLKFEQQTSSGITWSDIEAENSIAINKAYYFNKRIFLNIENYEPSNLNLTLTNMRGQRVLDKKINLIGKGNINESINVDYLPKGIYILGILSDKGILESKKILIK